A genomic segment from Spinacia oleracea cultivar Varoflay chromosome 3, BTI_SOV_V1, whole genome shotgun sequence encodes:
- the LOC110803640 gene encoding transcription factor RAX3, whose translation MGRAPCCDKANVKKGPWSPEEDATLKSYIEQKGTGGNWIALPQKIGLKRCGKSCRLRWLNYLRPNIKHGGFTEEEENIICSLYLNIGSRWSIIAAQLPGRTDNDIKNYWNTRLKKKLMAKQRKDQAACRLLEQEIKRESETFMVNQTLNHNQIQVPYWAEQHTSMPMTTMHPSLVHHHHHPHLGNQDQFTRLLTKIEGHLYDDPQLSNYQYPTQQQQQQEHLYVQASSSEVAINTTTMTTNVNYTQWLNTEYDGSMNLPSSDEFEVYLSNNNDNQLGRFDGNESCSGGGGVDIGNNSSTTSNSAGSSSWEDMSSLVNTNTPASSFDTYQNRSMADPGFWNGVKT comes from the exons ATGGGAAGAGCACCTTGTTGTGACAAGGCTAACGTCAAGAAAGGACCTTGGTCACCTGAAGAAGATGCAACACTCAAATCCTATATTGAGCAAAAGGGTACCGGTGGTAATTGGATCGCGTTGCCTCAGAAAATTG GTCTTAAGAGATGTGGGAAGAGTTGCAGACTTCGTTGGCTGAATTATCTTAGACCAAATATTAAGCATGGAGGTTTCACTGAAGAGGAAGAAAACATCATCTGCAGCCTCTACCTGAATATTGGGAGCAG ATGGTCTATAATTGCTGCACAATTACCTGGAAGGACAGACAATGATATCAAGAATTACTGGAACACGAGGTTGAAGAAGAAACTCATGGCTAAGCAAAGGAAAGACCAGGCGGCTTGCCGTCTACTGGAACAGGAGATAAAGAGAGAGAGCGAGACTTTCATGGTTAATCAAACCCTGAATCATAATCAAATTCAAGTACCTTATTGGGCGGAGCAGCATACATCCATGCCCATGACAACTATGCACCCAAGTCtggttcatcatcatcatcatcctcatctcGGAAATCAAGATCAGTTCACAAGATTACTGACGAAGATTGAAGGACACTTATATGATGATCCTCAACTCAGCAATTACCAGTATcctacacaacaacaacaacaacaagaacatCTTTATGTTCAAGCATCATCTTCTGAAGTAGCTATTAATACCACGACGATGACAACGAATGTGAATTATACACAATGGCTAAACACAGAATATGATGGGAGCATGAATTTACCTTCTTCTGATGAGTTTGAAGTGTACTTgagtaataataatgataatcaGCTAGGACGATTTGATGGAAACGAGAGCTGCTCCGGCGGTGGTGGTGTTGATATAGGCAACAACAGTAGCACCACCAGTAATTCCGCAGGTAGTAGCAGCTGGGAAGATATGAGCTCACTGGTGAACACGAACACACCTGCATCTAGTTTTGACACTTATCAGAACAGATCAATGGCGGATCCAGGATTTTGGAACGGGGTAAAAACTTAA